In one Scomber japonicus isolate fScoJap1 chromosome 6, fScoJap1.pri, whole genome shotgun sequence genomic region, the following are encoded:
- the foxn1 gene encoding forkhead box protein N1 encodes MSESPRFSSSSGKSQTSTPQASRHTCELREDSCQQMAESQIKDGYDVCFTQQDSNTFILMAAAVNRRHIIDKTVSSGSGPGQGPDDSEDRFHSYQQQFSDSTVTAAGGLQHCSSPFSCLQEVCSPDSLTHSSSSEMPTSWDPNNGSIQYLYPDVPAVPVEPSCFQSQSYPSYNSSSPLQQVSSRLYPANDQSDSSKYSLHSLSTQAQKESPTPSLFPKPIYSYSILIFMALKNSKTGSLPVSEIYSFMTEHFPYFKTAPDGWKNSVRHNLSLNKCFEKVENKNGNSSRKGCLWALNPAKVEKMQEELHKWRRKDPITVRRSMARPEDLDRLLGTRPNKFRSLLPYSNPALSSRPLPAYSTATSSSTPTQLGPIRRLQYSHIPPSTQQPCYLPPAAAHPSNSFAQYSPCGQQPGSLNSPTAGKMPTPYDAAQHCAGPKSMQDLLLEGDARYDIDMLNPSLIDLQLQGNLWEELQKDSLVSDSQVVTTTTLCTTSALQDPNIQASGLQATPPVSLTSEVAATGRCKVKYECDDTGYGHSFEQHGCLNGLNPVVYSGVESLAGYMTSCTSISLM; translated from the exons ATGTCAGAATCCCCAAGATTTTCCTCCAGCAGTGGCAAGTCTCAAACATCAACCCCTCAGGCCAGCCGACACACCTGTGAGCTTCGTGAAGACTCCTGCCAGCAGATGGCAGAATCGCAG ATTAAGGATGGATATGATGTCTGCTTCACCCAGCAAGACAGCAACACCTTCATCTTGATGGCTGCAGCTGTGAACAGGAGGCACATCATTGATAAGACCGTCAGTTCAGGGTCAGGACCAGGACAAGGCCCCGACGACTCTGAAGACCGCTTCCATTCGTACCAGCAACAGTTCAGTGACAGCACAGTGACGGCTGCAGGTGGCCTCCAGCACTGCTCGTCTCCCTTCAGCTGCCTGCAGGAGGTCTGCAGCCCTGACAGTCTTACACACAGCTCCAGCAGTGAGATGCCCACATCCTGGGACCCAAACAACGGCAGCATTCAG tatttgtaCCCAGATGTACCAGCTGTGCCAGTGGAGCCTTCCTGCTTCCAGTCTCAAAGTTATCCATCTTACAACTCATCGAGCCCTCTCCAACAG GTCTCATCTAGACTGTACCCCGCTAATGACCAGTCTGACAGCTCCAAATATTCACTGCACAGTCTCTCCACTCAAGCACAAAAGGAGAGTCCCACACCTTCCCTCTTCCCAAAGCCTATTTACTCATACAG CATTCTGATCTTCATGGCTctgaaaaacagcaaaacaggaAGCCTGCCGGTCAGTGAGATCTACAGCTTCATGACTGAACACTTCCCCTATTTCAAG ACGGCTCCTGATGGATGGAAGAACTCCGTGCGGCACAACCTCTCCCTGAACAAGTGCTTTGAGAAGGTTGAGAACAAAAATGGAAACTCGTCCCGCAAAGGCTGTCTGTGGGCTCTCAATCCAGCCAAGGTGGAGAAGATGCAAGAGGAGCTACACAAATGGCGCCGCAAGGACCCCATTACTGTTCGCAGGAGCATGGCAAGACCAG AGGACCTAGATCGTCTGTTGGGGACGAGACCGAACAAGTTCAGGTCTTTGCTTCCCTACTCTAACCCAGCTCTGTCCTCCAGACCGCTGCCCGCTTACAGCACTGCCACATCATCTAGCACCCCAACACAGCTCGGACCAATCAGGCGTTTGCAGTATTCCCACATTCCTCCTTCCACACAGCAGCCATGCTATCTTCCCCCTGCCGCTGCCCACCCTAGCAACTCATTTGCCCAATACTCACCCTGTGGACAGCAGCCTGGAAGCCTGAACTCACCCACGGCTGGAAAGATGCCAACACCTTACGATGCCGCTCAACACTGTGCTGGCCCAAAGAGCATGCAAGACTTGCTGTTGGAAGGGGACGCCCGTTATGACATCGACATGCTCAATCCCAGTCTGATTGACCTGCAGCTGCAAG GTAATTTGTGGGAAGAGTTACAAAAAGACAGCTTGGTGTCAGATTCACAAGTCGTTACCACCACAACCCTTTGCACGACCTCTGCCCTGCAGGACCCCAACATCCAGGCCAGCGGTCTACAGGCCACGCCGCCTGTCAGTCTGACCTCAGAGGTGGCTGCTACTGGTCGATGTAAAGTCAAATACGAGTGTGACGACACAGGATATGGACACAGTTTTGAGCAGCATGGCTGTTTGAATGGGCTGAATCCTGTGGTTTATTCAGGGGTAGAGTCTCTGGCAGGGTATATGACCTCCTGTACATCCATCTCCTTAATGTGA